One stretch of Leadbetterella byssophila DSM 17132 DNA includes these proteins:
- a CDS encoding DUF5675 family protein — protein MRTKILRVAEGKQSTLSQLYIDDVFQYYLLEDKIRAVKIPKQTAIPTGNYTLRLNTWGGMNAEYRQKFPKLHKGMIEINGLPNFSFLYIHIGNTYTDTAGCPLCGFGFELVNGDYQVLRSRDAYQMIYPKLLAIAQGSEKGICIENNFQF, from the coding sequence ATGAGAACAAAAATTTTAAGAGTAGCCGAAGGCAAGCAAAGCACATTAAGCCAATTATATATTGATGATGTGTTTCAATACTACCTTTTAGAAGACAAGATAAGAGCCGTTAAGATACCAAAGCAAACCGCAATTCCAACAGGAAACTATACCCTGCGTTTGAATACTTGGGGCGGAATGAATGCCGAGTATCGGCAGAAATTCCCAAAGCTCCACAAAGGTATGATTGAGATTAACGGCTTACCGAATTTCAGTTTTTTGTATATCCATATCGGGAACACATACACCGATACCGCAGGTTGTCCGTTGTGTGGTTTCGGCTTCGAGCTTGTAAATGGCGACTATCAAGTTTTACGCAGTAGAGATGCTTACCAAATGATTTACCCAAAGTTGTTAGCAATAGCACAAGGCAGTGAAAAAGGTATCTGCATTGAAAACAATTTCCAATTTTAA
- a CDS encoding DUF6943 family protein, with amino-acid sequence MKTVKIYTYNPKNQKSGFEFYALSKGLNSGKPLDVPCPNCFVISCRNAEELDVYRSLLFGLWKTKAFYPFLIGSVIPYIRIGDFKKFVSEQASHLKGREKVFRNDIRKVKTLEQREKHIHEQLLLISELKHIYIARHLKQ; translated from the coding sequence ATGAAAACTGTTAAAATCTATACTTACAACCCAAAAAATCAAAAGTCGGGATTTGAATTTTACGCCTTATCCAAAGGCTTAAACAGTGGTAAGCCGTTAGATGTGCCTTGCCCGAATTGTTTTGTTATTTCCTGCCGTAATGCGGAAGAATTGGACGTTTACCGCAGTCTATTATTTGGGCTATGGAAAACAAAAGCCTTTTATCCGTTCCTTATCGGTTCTGTCATTCCCTACATTCGGATAGGCGATTTTAAAAAATTCGTTTCTGAACAGGCAAGCCATTTAAAGGGCAGAGAAAAGGTGTTTAGAAATGACATTCGCAAAGTCAAAACATTGGAGCAACGAGAAAAGCACATACACGAACAGTTGCTTTTGATTTCGGAACTCAAACACATTTACATTGCAAGGCATTTAAAGCAGTAG
- a CDS encoding glycosyltransferase family 39 protein — MTKRTTILIGFIGLKFLLQFLLLSSEYDLQRDEYLHLDQANHLAWGYLSVPPFTSWTSYIIQLLGNSIFWIKFFPALYGALTIYIVWKAIEELNGNLFALILGATCVLFSALLRLNTLYQPNSFDVLSWTVLYFILLKYIKTNDFKWLCIGAIAFAIGFLNKYNIVFLLIGLVPSLLITEHRKIFLKPTLYFAILLGLVLVLPNLVWQYNNNFPVLHHLKELAETQLVNVNRFDFLKNQLLFFLGSLIVIFASFYALLFYTPFNKYRLFFFSILFTLIAFIYFKAKDYYAIGIYPIYIAFGSVYIADILKDGWSKYLQPVAIAVPLLIFIPIFNVAFPNKSPEYIVQHPENYKKLGLLRWEDGKDHLLPQDFADMLGWKELAQKVDSIYLRLPNKNNTLILCDNYGQAGAINYYTSQEIQAVSFNADYIDWFDLNKKYENLIRVKEAEEVNLELQETSPFFQNSTLATSITNQYAREFGTGIFLFTGAKIDIRQRIKDEIAEKKNYR, encoded by the coding sequence ATGACAAAAAGGACAACAATTTTAATAGGTTTCATAGGACTTAAATTCTTGCTGCAATTTTTGCTATTAAGCAGTGAATATGACTTGCAACGAGACGAATATTTGCATCTTGACCAAGCAAATCATTTGGCTTGGGGTTATCTTTCGGTCCCACCCTTTACATCTTGGACATCTTATATTATTCAATTACTTGGCAATTCAATTTTTTGGATTAAGTTCTTCCCAGCCTTGTATGGGGCATTGACAATTTATATCGTTTGGAAAGCCATAGAAGAATTAAATGGAAATCTTTTTGCATTGATTTTAGGGGCAACTTGTGTTTTATTTTCTGCTCTTTTGCGATTGAATACTTTATATCAACCCAACTCATTTGACGTACTAAGTTGGACAGTTTTATACTTTATATTGCTAAAATATATCAAAACAAATGATTTCAAGTGGCTTTGTATAGGAGCAATAGCTTTTGCAATTGGCTTTTTAAATAAGTACAACATTGTTTTTTTATTAATTGGACTAGTACCTTCATTATTGATTACGGAGCATAGGAAAATATTTTTAAAACCCACTTTGTATTTTGCCATTTTATTAGGTTTGGTTTTAGTCTTGCCTAATCTTGTTTGGCAATACAATAATAATTTCCCAGTCTTACACCATTTAAAAGAATTGGCAGAAACGCAATTAGTAAATGTAAATAGATTTGATTTTTTGAAAAATCAGTTGCTCTTTTTCTTAGGTTCACTAATAGTAATCTTTGCATCATTCTATGCATTGCTTTTTTACACGCCTTTCAACAAGTATAGACTATTTTTTTTCTCTATCCTCTTTACTTTAATAGCTTTTATTTACTTTAAGGCAAAAGACTATTATGCTATTGGCATTTATCCAATTTACATTGCTTTTGGTTCTGTTTATATTGCAGATATTTTAAAAGATGGTTGGAGTAAATATTTACAACCAGTTGCAATTGCTGTTCCCTTACTAATATTTATTCCCATTTTTAATGTTGCGTTTCCTAATAAAAGCCCAGAATACATTGTTCAACATCCAGAAAACTACAAAAAATTAGGTTTACTGCGTTGGGAAGATGGCAAAGACCATTTATTGCCACAAGATTTTGCAGATATGCTTGGTTGGAAAGAATTAGCACAGAAAGTAGATAGCATTTATTTAAGATTACCTAACAAAAATAATACGCTTATTCTTTGCGATAATTATGGACAGGCAGGGGCAATAAATTATTATACAAGCCAAGAAATACAAGCAGTTTCTTTCAATGCTGACTACATAGATTGGTTTGATTTAAATAAAAAATATGAAAACTTAATTAGAGTTAAGGAAGCAGAAGAAGTAAATTTAGAATTACAAGAAACATCTCCCTTTTTTCAAAATTCAACCCTTGCAACCTCAATAACTAATCAATATGCAAGAGAGTTTGGGACAGGGATATTTCTTTTTACAGGTGCAAAAATTGACATTAGACAAAGAATTAAAGATGAAATTGCCGAAAAGAAAAACTACCGCTAA